One genomic window of Pigmentiphaga litoralis includes the following:
- the tldD gene encoding metalloprotease TldD: protein MHIVEPNIQAFATAKSLLLDPWGLTEADLSRAIGEIFTHKVDYADLYFQYTRSEGWSLEEGIVKTGSFSIGQGVGVRALSGEKTAFAYSDTLSPEALMSSSRAVRTIARQGAGKIKVPNRYAQGDSRSLYSALDPIGSLEAADKVALLERFEKMARAKDPRIVQVMASLGAEYDVVLVAGSDGRLAADVRPLVRLSLTVIAEQNGRREMGHGGGGGRTGFEYFTDDVLEGYVERAVHEALVNLDARPAPAGEMTVVLGSGWPGILLHEAVGHGLEGDFNRKGSSVFSGRIGERVASKGVTVVDDGTLPDRRGSLNVDDEGNVSQRNVLIEDGILKGYMQDSLNARLMKTPVTGNGRRESFAHLPMPRMTNTYMMNGDKDPEEIIKSVKRGLYAVNFGGGQVDITNGKFVFSTSEAYMIEDGKISYPVKGATLIGSGPEAMTQVSMIGNDMRLDSGVGTCGKDGQSVPVGVGQPTLRMDGLTVGGTA, encoded by the coding sequence ATGCATATCGTAGAACCCAATATCCAGGCCTTTGCGACCGCCAAGTCCTTGCTGCTCGACCCCTGGGGCCTGACCGAGGCCGACCTGTCGCGCGCAATCGGCGAGATCTTCACGCACAAGGTGGACTATGCCGACCTGTACTTCCAGTACACGCGCAGCGAAGGCTGGAGCCTGGAAGAAGGCATCGTCAAGACCGGCAGCTTTTCGATCGGGCAGGGCGTGGGCGTTCGCGCACTGAGCGGCGAAAAAACCGCCTTTGCCTATTCCGACACGCTGTCGCCGGAAGCCCTCATGTCGTCGTCCCGCGCGGTGCGCACCATCGCACGCCAGGGCGCCGGCAAGATCAAGGTGCCGAATCGTTATGCGCAGGGCGACTCGCGCTCGCTGTATTCGGCGCTGGACCCCATCGGTTCGCTGGAAGCCGCCGACAAGGTCGCGCTGCTTGAACGCTTTGAAAAGATGGCGCGCGCCAAGGACCCCCGCATCGTGCAGGTCATGGCCAGCCTGGGCGCCGAATACGACGTGGTGCTGGTGGCGGGCAGCGATGGCCGCCTGGCCGCCGACGTGCGCCCCCTGGTGCGCCTGTCCTTGACCGTGATCGCCGAGCAGAATGGCCGCCGCGAAATGGGCCATGGCGGCGGCGGTGGCCGTACCGGCTTCGAATACTTCACGGACGACGTCCTGGAAGGCTATGTGGAACGTGCCGTGCACGAAGCCCTGGTCAACCTCGACGCGCGTCCCGCCCCGGCCGGCGAAATGACCGTGGTGCTGGGCTCGGGCTGGCCCGGCATCCTGCTGCACGAAGCGGTCGGCCATGGCCTGGAAGGCGACTTCAACCGCAAGGGGTCCAGCGTGTTTTCGGGCCGCATTGGCGAACGCGTGGCGTCCAAGGGCGTGACGGTGGTCGATGACGGCACCTTGCCCGATCGCCGCGGCTCGCTCAATGTCGACGACGAAGGCAACGTGTCGCAGCGCAATGTCCTGATCGAAGACGGCATCCTGAAGGGCTACATGCAGGACTCGCTGAATGCGCGGCTGATGAAGACCCCGGTGACCGGCAACGGCCGCCGCGAATCCTTCGCGCATCTGCCCATGCCCCGCATGACCAACACCTACATGATGAACGGCGACAAAGACCCGGAAGAGATCATCAAGTCGGTCAAGCGTGGCCTGTACGCCGTCAACTTCGGCGGCGGCCAGGTCGACATCACGAACGGCAAGTTCGTGTTCTCGACGTCCGAGGCCTACATGATCGAAGACGGCAAGATCTCGTACCCGGTCAAGGGCGCCACCCTGATCGGCAGCGGCCCGGAAGCCATGACCCAGGTCAGCATGATCGGCAACGACATGCGCCTGGACTCGGGTGTCGGCACCTGCGGCAAGGACGGCCAGAGCGTGCCGGTCGGCGTGGGCCAGCCGACGCTGCGGATGGACGGGCTGACGGTGGGCGGCACCGCCTGA
- a CDS encoding YhdP family protein, with protein sequence MRLSPLYRLVVRPALLLLLAGYFLFAFAVIALRYAVLPAIDDYRPALERMVSKQAGVPIRIGAIDANWMGLHPRLVLRDVDVLDAEGRVALALPRIATLFSWRSLLVFEPRLLQLQIESPHIDIRRDAAGRIWVAGVSFDPRESGSHAASRWLMAQGDVSMRGGTVRWLDDMTQAPALDFHDVAFRLRNNGRRHRAALLATPPPALASTIDLRAEFSHRLFETQPTDMTRWRGTIYGNTDFIDLLEWRAWLPLPQTVLNGYGAVRGWADFRDGRVHHVLADVALHDLDLQWVAGQPALALRDLVTRVDAGKDASGHRVTLTDPRVQIGAGEAMTPGTVAASYTADTNAGELRVPMLSLGVLRDMAPGLPLPEATRTRIAQAEPAGRLDDVVLTWQGDPLKGLSGTAAGATTQASAAAAPASSPVNQPLLHSFHLQTRFSGLSLTAAPVPTGKDVHHPQRPGVTNLSGTLDAGPRAATIALNASDLTLTLPGVFAAPVVPVQRLTGDIRVDRPEQGPLTVTMSKVEFEQARNRGHVQATWTARGRTPAGSLDLSGQLTRADPRDVHRFIPTVVPEDVRFWLRNALLAGTASDVDFRVKGDLADFPYGEGKVGEFHVAGKFQGVSLEAAGAVMGKPDIWPRIDDVAGDFVFDRVSMTLRTRGGRVRTAPDSALMLGQSDVHIAHLEKDPLLEIDTDARGTATDFLRFVRETPLARMGGKVLSDATATGNLVVPLSLRVPLKHVDFTRVEGDIQLAGNAFRFNADSPPLSRLAGTLHFANDGISPKDVTGTLLEGPVTLSGGPLANGVNELVANGTVPARALQSLWPAPGMTRLSGQTAYRATLRVATGQPPRAVIESTLQGLGLDLPVPLRKAAADTLPLRAEWGPQEQAGANGDWLAASVGGSLVNLHIERDLAAGSGQLRGLRGALGVNRAASLSGPGFGLSIDLPVLDVDRWRTVMAEFVSPAPAPGASPSTAMAPADTPGTDTASTLAAPVAVVAPPSSMAPATARLFSLNRVNLKTGSLQLHGRHLDNVTLYAARQGATPPRLPPTALPAAQPATVETGDWRVDIDSDQVAGRLSWNEGPDGTAGKLTARLRRLVVQDEPGATDGNEIVADPKPVDVPEVDLIADRFDLYGKSLGRLEVQAQTVDRGLEWQLRHLTVKNPDATLEGSGVWRVEPGDNRTTRRRMTLDASLDLVDTGKFLDRMGLPATIAGGAGKVNSKVSWLGMPYSIDMPTLSGTVELDIGKGQFLKADPGIAKLLGVLSLQSLPRRVSLDFRDVFSEGFAFDSLRGNAAIRSGVAHTEDFRMNGISATVMMAGDTDLVQETQKLRVVVVPKLDAGGATLLYGLVNPVVGLSMFVAQLLLREPLGAAFTYQYGISGSWADPVIARIPNVVPRPGPVANEPVAAP encoded by the coding sequence GTGCGTCTGTCTCCTCTGTACCGTCTCGTTGTTCGACCCGCCCTGTTGTTGCTGCTGGCCGGCTACTTCCTGTTCGCGTTCGCGGTGATCGCGCTCCGGTATGCCGTGTTGCCCGCGATCGACGACTACCGGCCGGCGCTCGAGCGCATGGTCAGCAAGCAGGCGGGCGTGCCGATACGCATCGGCGCCATCGACGCCAACTGGATGGGACTGCATCCCCGCCTGGTGCTGCGCGATGTGGACGTGCTGGATGCCGAAGGCCGGGTCGCCCTGGCCTTGCCACGCATCGCCACCCTGTTTTCGTGGCGCAGCCTGCTGGTGTTCGAGCCGCGCCTGCTCCAGTTGCAGATCGAATCCCCGCACATCGACATTCGCCGCGACGCCGCCGGACGCATCTGGGTGGCCGGGGTGTCGTTCGATCCGCGCGAATCCGGATCGCACGCGGCCAGCCGCTGGCTGATGGCGCAAGGTGACGTGTCGATGCGCGGCGGCACGGTGCGGTGGCTGGACGACATGACCCAGGCGCCCGCGCTGGACTTTCACGATGTGGCCTTCCGGCTGCGCAACAACGGGCGCCGCCACCGCGCCGCGCTGCTCGCCACGCCGCCCCCGGCGCTGGCCTCGACCATCGACCTGCGGGCCGAGTTTTCGCATCGCCTGTTCGAGACCCAGCCCACGGATATGACGCGCTGGCGCGGCACGATCTACGGCAATACCGATTTCATCGACCTGCTGGAATGGCGCGCGTGGCTGCCGCTGCCGCAGACCGTGCTGAATGGCTATGGGGCGGTGCGCGGCTGGGCCGACTTCCGCGATGGACGGGTGCACCATGTCCTGGCCGATGTAGCCCTGCATGATCTGGACCTGCAATGGGTGGCCGGCCAGCCGGCCCTGGCGCTGCGGGACCTCGTCACCCGGGTGGACGCGGGCAAGGATGCGTCGGGCCACCGCGTGACCCTGACCGACCCGCGCGTGCAGATCGGCGCGGGCGAAGCCATGACGCCCGGCACGGTCGCGGCGTCGTACACGGCCGACACCAATGCGGGCGAATTGCGCGTGCCCATGCTGTCGCTGGGGGTGCTGCGCGACATGGCGCCCGGCCTGCCCCTGCCCGAGGCGACGCGTACGCGGATTGCGCAGGCGGAACCGGCCGGGCGGCTGGATGATGTGGTGCTGACGTGGCAGGGAGACCCGTTGAAGGGGCTGTCGGGCACGGCCGCCGGTGCGACCACGCAGGCGTCTGCGGCGGCCGCACCCGCCAGCTCCCCGGTCAACCAGCCGCTGCTGCATTCCTTCCATCTGCAAACCCGCTTTTCCGGCCTGTCACTGACGGCCGCCCCGGTGCCGACCGGCAAGGATGTCCACCATCCCCAGCGGCCGGGTGTCACCAACCTGAGCGGCACGCTGGATGCCGGCCCGCGCGCCGCCACCATCGCCCTCAACGCGTCCGACCTGACCCTGACCCTGCCTGGCGTGTTCGCCGCGCCCGTCGTGCCCGTGCAGCGCCTGACCGGTGACATTCGCGTGGACCGTCCGGAACAGGGGCCGCTCACGGTCACGATGTCCAAGGTCGAATTCGAACAGGCCCGCAATCGTGGCCACGTCCAGGCCACCTGGACCGCGCGCGGCCGCACCCCGGCGGGCTCGCTGGACCTGTCCGGGCAACTGACCCGGGCCGATCCGCGCGACGTGCACCGGTTCATTCCGACGGTGGTGCCCGAAGACGTGCGTTTCTGGCTCCGGAACGCCTTGCTGGCCGGTACCGCGTCCGACGTCGACTTTCGCGTCAAGGGCGACCTGGCCGACTTCCCGTACGGCGAAGGCAAGGTCGGCGAATTTCACGTGGCCGGCAAATTCCAGGGCGTGTCGCTGGAAGCAGCAGGCGCGGTGATGGGCAAGCCGGACATCTGGCCGCGCATTGACGACGTGGCCGGCGACTTTGTATTCGACCGTGTGTCCATGACCTTGCGCACGCGGGGCGGCCGGGTAAGGACCGCGCCGGATTCGGCGCTGATGCTGGGCCAGTCCGACGTCCACATCGCCCACCTCGAAAAAGACCCGTTGCTCGAGATCGATACCGACGCGCGCGGCACGGCCACCGACTTTCTGCGCTTCGTGCGCGAAACGCCTTTGGCCCGCATGGGCGGCAAGGTGCTCAGCGACGCCACGGCGACCGGCAATCTGGTGGTGCCGCTCAGCCTGCGGGTGCCGCTCAAGCACGTGGACTTCACGCGCGTCGAAGGCGACATCCAGCTGGCCGGCAACGCCTTCCGCTTCAACGCCGACAGCCCGCCCCTGAGCCGCCTGGCCGGCACGCTGCACTTCGCGAACGACGGCATTTCGCCCAAGGACGTGACGGGCACACTGCTGGAAGGGCCGGTCACGCTATCGGGCGGGCCGCTCGCCAACGGCGTGAACGAACTGGTTGCGAATGGCACGGTGCCGGCACGCGCCCTGCAGTCCTTGTGGCCCGCGCCGGGCATGACGCGCCTGAGCGGGCAGACCGCCTATCGCGCAACCTTGCGGGTGGCGACCGGCCAGCCGCCGCGCGCCGTGATCGAGTCCACCTTGCAAGGCCTGGGGCTGGACCTGCCCGTACCCCTGCGCAAGGCGGCCGCCGACACGCTGCCCCTGCGCGCCGAATGGGGCCCGCAGGAACAGGCCGGCGCGAACGGCGACTGGCTGGCCGCGAGCGTGGGGGGCAGCCTGGTGAACCTGCATATCGAACGGGATCTGGCGGCAGGCAGCGGCCAGTTGCGCGGCCTGCGCGGTGCGCTGGGCGTGAACCGCGCGGCCAGTCTGTCGGGACCCGGGTTCGGGCTGTCGATCGATTTGCCCGTGCTGGACGTGGATCGCTGGCGCACCGTGATGGCGGAATTCGTGTCGCCGGCGCCAGCGCCAGGCGCTTCGCCGTCGACCGCGATGGCCCCCGCCGACACGCCAGGCACGGACACCGCATCGACCCTGGCGGCACCGGTCGCGGTGGTGGCCCCGCCTTCGTCGATGGCGCCCGCCACCGCGCGCCTCTTCAGCCTGAACCGCGTCAACCTCAAGACCGGGTCCCTGCAACTGCACGGCCGGCATCTGGACAACGTCACCCTGTACGCCGCGCGCCAGGGCGCCACGCCGCCTCGTCTGCCGCCCACGGCCTTGCCCGCCGCCCAGCCCGCCACGGTGGAAACCGGCGACTGGCGTGTCGATATCGACTCGGACCAGGTCGCGGGGCGGCTGTCGTGGAATGAAGGCCCGGATGGCACGGCCGGCAAGCTGACCGCGCGCCTGCGCCGCCTGGTGGTGCAGGACGAACCCGGGGCCACGGACGGCAACGAGATCGTCGCCGATCCCAAACCGGTCGACGTGCCGGAAGTGGACCTGATCGCCGACCGCTTCGACCTGTACGGCAAGTCGCTGGGCCGGCTCGAAGTGCAGGCCCAGACGGTCGACCGCGGCCTGGAATGGCAGCTGCGTCACCTGACGGTCAAGAATCCCGATGCCACCCTGGAAGGGTCGGGCGTCTGGCGCGTGGAGCCGGGCGACAACCGCACCACGCGCCGCCGCATGACCCTGGACGCGTCGCTGGATCTTGTCGACACCGGCAAATTCCTGGACCGCATGGGCCTGCCCGCGACCATTGCGGGCGGCGCGGGCAAGGTCAACTCCAAGGTGTCGTGGCTGGGCATGCCGTATTCCATCGACATGCCCACCCTGAGCGGCACGGTGGAACTCGATATCGGCAAGGGCCAGTTCCTGAAAGCCGATCCGGGCATTGCCAAGCTGCTGGGCGTGTTGTCCTTGCAGTCGCTGCCGCGCCGCGTCAGCCTGGACTTCCGCGATGTGTTCAGTGAAGGCTTCGCGTTCGACAGCCTGCGCGGCAACGCGGCCATCCGCAGCGGGGTGGCGCATACCGAAGACTTCCGCATGAACGGCATTTCGGCCACCGTCATGATGGCCGGCGACACCGACCTTGTGCAGGAAACGCAAAAGCTGCGGGTCGTGGTGGTGCCCAAGCTGGATGCGGGCGGCGCGACCCTGCTGTATGGACTGGTGAACCCGGTGGTCGGGCTGAGCATGTTCGTTGCGCAACTGCTGCTGCGCGAGCCATTGGGCGCGGCGTTCACGTATCAGTACGGGATCTCGGGCAGCTGGGCCGATCCGGTCATTGCACGGATCCCGAACGTCGTGCCGCGGCCCGGGCCGGTGGCCAACGAGCCGGTGGCGGCGCCTTGA
- a CDS encoding carbon-nitrogen hydrolase family protein, with protein MPDSADVSSLTRVAALQMVSTPDVQENLDMAAELIAQAVGRGARLVALPEYFCFMGRADREKVALREPEGHGPIQDFLAGQAKQHGIILAGGTLPLACPDPDRVFNTAFVYGPDGAVLARYDKIHLFSFKRDAESYDESISIRPGGQPVAFEAPFGRVGLSTCYDLRFPELYRALGDTALILVPAAFTYTTGKAHWELLLRARAVENQCYVLAPAQGGRHPNGRSTWGHAMLVDPWGTVIDVLPEGPGVVCGNIDPARIADVRSSLPALRHRVM; from the coding sequence ATGCCTGATTCCGCTGACGTTTCCTCGCTCACGCGCGTCGCCGCGCTGCAAATGGTGTCCACGCCCGACGTCCAGGAAAACCTGGACATGGCGGCCGAACTCATCGCCCAGGCGGTGGGGCGGGGCGCCAGGCTGGTGGCGCTGCCCGAATACTTCTGCTTCATGGGCCGGGCCGACCGCGAAAAGGTCGCCCTCCGCGAACCCGAAGGCCACGGGCCGATCCAGGACTTCCTGGCGGGTCAGGCCAAACAGCACGGCATCATTCTGGCCGGCGGCACCTTGCCACTGGCCTGTCCCGATCCCGACCGGGTCTTCAACACCGCGTTCGTGTACGGGCCCGATGGCGCCGTGCTGGCGCGGTACGACAAGATCCACCTGTTCAGCTTCAAGCGGGATGCCGAGTCCTACGACGAGTCCATCAGCATCCGCCCGGGCGGCCAGCCAGTGGCGTTCGAAGCGCCGTTCGGGCGCGTCGGCCTGTCCACCTGCTACGACCTGCGCTTTCCCGAGCTGTACCGGGCGTTGGGCGACACGGCCTTGATTTTGGTGCCGGCCGCCTTCACCTACACCACAGGCAAAGCCCATTGGGAACTGCTGCTGCGGGCTCGCGCGGTCGAAAACCAGTGTTATGTGCTGGCGCCGGCGCAGGGCGGCCGGCATCCCAATGGCCGCAGCACCTGGGGCCATGCCATGCTGGTCGACCCCTGGGGCACCGTGATCGACGTCCTGCCCGAAGGGCCTGGCGTGGTCTGTGGCAACATCGATCCTGCCCGCATTGCCGACGTCCGCAGTTCCCTGCCCGCCTTGCGTCACCGTGTGATGTGA
- a CDS encoding paraquat-inducible protein A codes for MTDTGLPDASDGAALKVCEHCDAVYRRVPLARKEVAYCERCGTELYHDTERQYRRLLPIVITCLIVFCICNAFPIVAMEIQGIRTQTTAWESVLVLLDEDMFLVALLVFATTIFFPFVELALLLYVLAPLAAGHVPPGFGLVIRTIRMGRPWGMIEVFMLGIVAALVKLSTMATIVPGISLWSFAILTLLLTSVLSYDPAELWDRADQCQN; via the coding sequence ATGACCGATACTGGCTTGCCCGATGCGTCCGATGGCGCTGCGTTGAAGGTATGTGAACACTGCGATGCGGTCTATCGCAGGGTTCCCCTCGCGCGCAAGGAAGTCGCCTATTGCGAGCGCTGCGGCACCGAGCTGTATCACGACACGGAACGCCAGTATCGACGGCTGCTGCCGATTGTCATCACCTGCCTGATCGTCTTCTGCATTTGTAACGCCTTCCCCATCGTCGCGATGGAAATCCAGGGCATCCGGACGCAGACCACCGCGTGGGAATCCGTGCTGGTCCTGCTGGACGAAGACATGTTCCTGGTGGCCCTGCTGGTGTTCGCCACCACCATCTTCTTCCCGTTCGTGGAACTGGCCTTGCTGCTGTATGTGCTGGCGCCCCTGGCCGCCGGCCACGTGCCGCCCGGCTTCGGGCTGGTTATCCGCACCATCCGCATGGGCCGCCCCTGGGGCATGATCGAAGTATTCATGCTGGGCATCGTCGCCGCGTTGGTCAAACTGTCGACCATGGCGACCATCGTGCCGGGCATCTCTCTCTGGTCGTTTGCGATCCTGACGCTGCTGCTCACGTCGGTATTGAGCTACGACCCGGCCGAACTCTGGGACCGGGCGGATCAATGCCAGAACTGA